TATGCGGCTGTTGACCAATACCGTAGTGGGATCAAAGATGAGTTTGATTACATCGAAATGAAAATAGATGCAGGGGCCGATGGATTTTTAACACAGCCATTTTTTGACTTACGATTGATTGATATTTTTACTGAGAAACTTCGCGGAAAGGAGGTTTACATTGGAATCAGTCCAGTGACCAACGAAAAATCGCAAAGTTATTGGGAATCAAGGAATCGAGCTTATTTTCCGAGGGATTTTCAACTGACAATGGATTGGAATGTAAAATTTGCAAAAGAAGTAATTGGTTATTGTTCTCAATATGATTTTAATACGTATTTGATGCCCATTAGAATTAATATTGAAGTTTATTTAAGTGAAAATGGAATGAAGCTTATTCTTAATTATTATGATTTTTAGGATTTTTTCCTGCACAAGGGATCGTAGCGGAAATCCTTTCCTGAATAGGAAGGTGATCGATACAAAAATGAT
This is a stretch of genomic DNA from Leptospira kanakyensis. It encodes these proteins:
- a CDS encoding methylenetetrahydrofolate reductase; amino-acid sequence: MNKILLEVIPRDVPTLLGEVSYVKNNFSQISGINIPDLLRFETRSWVAASKIQDIFPNVIPHLRAIDFDLDHCDRIIEFLQKHSISSVVVIKGDPPTDMSRKVYQTTSTKLIKKLKKEMSSLKVYAAVDQYRSGIKDEFDYIEMKIDAGADGFLTQPFFDLRLIDIFTEKLRGKEVYIGISPVTNEKSQSYWESRNRAYFPRDFQLTMDWNVKFAKEVIGYCSQYDFNTYLMPIRINIEVYLSENGMKLILNYYDF